The following are encoded in a window of Manihot esculenta cultivar AM560-2 chromosome 8, M.esculenta_v8, whole genome shotgun sequence genomic DNA:
- the LOC110620326 gene encoding BTB/POZ domain-containing protein At3g08570 — MFSENPFSSTKRSPTPKFSNSFTTRIFSDVAGDITIVVDGDSFLLHKFPLVSRSGKIRKMAADTKDSNISKLELHNLPGGPHTFELAMKFCYGMNFEITPANVAHLRCAAEYLEMTEDYTEENLIERTEVYLNDVVVQSLEKSVEVLSTCEMLTSIAEEVGIPSRCIEAIAINACKEQLASGLSRLDCDGESTELKSGCIEWWIEDLSVLKIGYYQRVICAMESVGVRPDSIVASLMHYAQASLKGIGKCQIWNPAKAKPRPILDENDQSRIMEALVSLMPTGKSSFVPLNFLFGMLRMAIMLDATIACRLELERRIAFRLEMVSLDDLLIPSVPSGDSLFDVDTVHRILVNFLQRIEEEENVECGYESEGLGSPGHGSLLKVGKLIDAYLAEIAPDPYLSLQKFIAMIEILPDYARVIDDGLYRAIDIYLKAHPILSEHDCKKLCKFIDCQKLSQEACNHAAQNDRLPVQMTVRVLYFEQLRLKSTLSGSSGDGFLSQRTSSGVPSAAMSPRDNYASLRRENRELKLEISRMRVRLSELEKEQMYMKQGMVVKSGNGKTFFTSLSRGIGRIGIFGSPAGGRTQKSSRKSRGSDGKPGRSRRHSVS; from the exons ATGTTTTCTGAGAATCCTTTCTCTTCTACTAAGCGCTCTCCTACTCCTAAGTTCTCCAACTCCTTCACCACTCG AATTTTCTCTGATGTGGCAGGGGATATTACGATTGTTGTGGATGGGGATTCGTTTCTGCTGCACAAG TTTCCCCTCGTGTCTCGAAGTGGGAAGATTCGGAAAATGGCTGCAGATACCAAGGACTCAAATATTTCAAAATTGGAGCTTCACAATTTACCAGGTGGACCTCATACATTTGAACTTGCCATGAAATTTTGTTATGGCATGAACTTTGAGATCACACCTGCAAATGTTGCCCATCTGCGCTGTGCTGCAGAATACCTGGAAATGACAGAAGACTACACAGAAGAAAACCTCATTGAGCGTACAGAGGTTTATCTGAATGATGTTGTGGTTCAAAGTCTTGAGAAGTCTGTGGAAGTACTATCTACTTGTGAGATGCTAACTTCCATTGCAGAGGAGGTGGGAATTCCAAGTAGATGCATTGAGGCCATTGCCATTAATGCTTGCAAGGAGCAGTTAGCATCTGGATTGTCTCGACTAGATTGCGATGGTGAATCTACAGAACTTAAGAGTGGTTGCATTGAGTGGTGGATAGAAGATCTCTCAGTGTTAAAGATTGGTTATTATCAAAGAGTTATATGTGCCATGGAAAGTGTTGGTGTTCGACCTGACAGCATTGTTGCCTCTTTAATGCATTATGCTCAGGCATCATTAAAGGGTATAGGAAAATGTCAAATTTGGAATCCAGCAAAGGCAAAACCGAGACCAATCCTGGACGAAAATGATCAGAGCAGGATCATGGAAGCTCTTGTGAGTCTTATGCCAACAGGAAAGAGCTCTTTCGTTCCCCTGAATTTTCTGTTTGGGATGTTAAGAATGGCAATCATGTTAGACGCAACCATTGCATGTAGGCTTGAACTTGAAAGGAGAATCGCGTTTCGTTTGGAAATGGTTTCACTAGATGATCTTCTTATACCGTCTGTCCCGAGTGGGGATTCATTATTTGATGTGGATACTGTCCATCGGATACTGGTAAATTTCCTGCAGCggattgaagaagaagaaaatgtagAATGTGGATATGAATCCGAAGGCCTTGGATCTCCAGGCCATGGTTCATTGTTGAAAGTGGGAAAGCTTATTGATGCATATCTAGCAGAAATAGCGCCTGATCCATATTTGAGTTTGCAGAAATTTATTGCCATGATTGAGATACTTCCTGATTACGCTCGTGTGATCGATGATGGGCTTTACAGAGCAATTGACATATACTTAAAG GCTCATCCAATTTTATCCGAACATGACTGTAAGAAGCTCTGCAAGTTTATAGACTGCCAAAAGCTATCTCAAGAAGCATGCAATCATGCTGCACAAAATGATCGACTACCAGTACAAATGACAGTGAGAGTGCTCTATTTCGAGCAGCTCCGGTTAAAGAGTACCTTGTCTGGAAGTTCTGGAGATGGGTTTCTATCGCAGAGGACAAGCAGTGGTGTGCCTAGCGCAGCCATGTCTCCTAGAGATAATTATGCTTCTCTTCGGAGGGAAAATCGGGAACTCAAGCTTGAAATATCAAGAATGCGAGTGAGGCTAAGCGAGCTGGAGAAGGAACAGATGTACATGAAACAAGGGATGGTAGTTAAGTCGGGAAATGGCAAAACCTTTTTCACCTCGCTTTCTAGAGGGATTGGAAGGATCGGAATTTTCGGCAGTCCGGCGGGAGGGAGGACGCAAAAATCTAGTCGGAAATCTCGGGGTTCAGATGGAAAACCTGGTAGGAGTCGGAGGCATTCTGTGTCGTAG
- the LOC110620327 gene encoding acid phosphatase 1 — MFKAMAQCLKELIFLFFLAIFSKAAEGLKPYSRATVAPDAVNNNYCLSWRLAAEANNLRGWRTVPAQCMHYIEAYMMGGQYERDLDFITEQILSYVSEVVLSGDGMDAWILDVDDTCISNIFYYKKKRYGCEPYDPAGFKAWALKGRCPAIPAVLGLFQVLIESGFKVFLVTGRDQETLAQSTISNLHNQGFIGYDRLILRTASYEGQSAVAYKSDIRKQLVGEGYRIWGNVGDQWSDLEGEFSGNRTFKLPNPMYFVP, encoded by the exons ATGTTCAAGGCAATGGCGCAGTGCTTAAAGGAGCTaatatttcttttcttcttagCAATCTTCTCCAAGGCAGCCGAGGGCCTGAAGCCCTACTCCAGGGCCACCGTTGCACCAGATGcagttaataataattattgtcTCAGCTGGAGGTTGGCAGCAGAGGCCAACAATTTGCGAGGGTGGCGGACCGTTCCTGCTCAATGCATGCATTATATTGAAGCTTACATGATGGGTGGTCAATATGAACGGGACCTTGACTTCATTACAGAGCAGATTTTGAGCTATGTGAGTGAGGTTGTTCTCTCTGGCGATGGCATGGATGCATGGATTCTTGATGTTGATGACACTTGCATCTCCAATATCTTTTATTACAAGAAAAAGAGATATGG GTGTGAGCCATACGATCCGGCTGGTTTCAAGGCATGGGCATTGAAGGGACGGTGTCCAGCTATTCCTGCTGTTCTTGGATTGTTCCAGGTCCTAATTGAGAGTGGTTTTAAGGTATTCTTGGTCACTGGCAGAGACCAAGAAACTCTTGCCCAATCCACTATCAGTAATTTGCATAACCAAGGATTCATTGGCTATGACCGACTCATTTTGAG AACGGCGTCGTACGAAGGGCAAAGTGCAGTTGCATACAAGTCGGATATTAGAAAGCAACTAGTGGGAGAAGGGTACAGGATATGGGGGAACGTGGGCGATCAGTGGAGCGATCTAGAAGGAGAATTTTCTGGCAACAGAACCTTTAAGCTTCCCAACCCCATGTACTTTGTGCCGTGA